Below is a window of Actinomycetota bacterium DNA.
CGGTGGCCAGGAGGACCCGCACCTTGTCGGAGGAGGCGTCGAAGCGGTGGACTATCAGCACCGACGCCTCGCTCGAGTGGAGCACTCGGGTTGACGTGCTGCCGAGCAGGAGGTTATCCACCCACTTGGTGCTGCCCGCCCCCAGCGCTACCAACTCGTAACCGCCCTCGGCGACCCTCTCGAGTATCTGCAGGGCGGGAACGCCGGAACCGAGGTGGGAGTCCGCCTCGAAACCGTCCGACCGGAAGTTGGCCAGCTCGGCCTCGGCGACCTCCTGCGGCTGTGCCCGCCGTTTCCTCTCCATCCCATAGGACCACCCCTCCTGCGGGAAGGCGAACTCAACCGAGTCGCAGACGTTGACTGTGACGCTGATCTTGCCCGGCTCGGCCAGGCGCCTGAGCAGCAGCCCTGCGTCCTGCGACGGCTTTGCGCCGTTGCTCGCGAATAGAACCTTTTTCAAAAATGCCTCCACTCGCCGGCTGCCTTAGGTCTCCGTAGCATGGCCGAATAACCGTTGCTGCTCAAATGATGCTCTACAGACGCGCTCAGCCTGCTCACAGCTTGCTCCCAGGTTCGAGGCCC
It encodes the following:
- a CDS encoding universal stress protein, which encodes MKKVLFASNGAKPSQDAGLLLRRLAEPGKISVTVNVCDSVEFAFPQEGWSYGMERKRRAQPQEVAEAELANFRSDGFEADSHLGSGVPALQILERVAEGGYELVALGAGSTKWVDNLLLGSTSTRVLHSSEASVLIVHRFDASSDKVRVLLATDRSEDSMYAVEELIGIADPKKATVRVVSVADAVPTIQRLIPDGLPSEEIARYLQEAARKSADLAAEPLREAGFAVEVSCPTGDPVKEILQLAKDAELVVCGSSGMGGASRLLLGSVSDQLARLAPATLVCRKPGSVA